The Jaculus jaculus isolate mJacJac1 chromosome 3, mJacJac1.mat.Y.cur, whole genome shotgun sequence genome includes the window GTTTGGTATTTGTCCTGCTGAACTTTGGTCTTGCactggttcaatctttccttgctatatcCTTGCTATACCTGCATTCATTCATTTCGGAACAGGAATGTTTACACTATTGTATAACCAAAGTGTATAACTTACTTTTTTTACCTTGTAGGGgggttcacagttaagagactggcctttctttttgggtaggagggtttcaaggtatggtttcactctagcccaggctgaccaggaattcactctgtagtctcaaggtggccttgaactcatgatgatcctcctacctctgcctcccaagtgctgggataaaaggcatacgccaccatgaccagcaagaCTGGCCTTTTGAAGACACTTAGTACTGTTAAAAATTTGGAtaatgaattcgaggctaccctgagactacagagtgaattccaggtcagcctgagctagagtgaaatcctacctcgacagagaaaagagaaaaaaaagaaaaaaaaaaaaacaagaaaaagagggtcactgagtttgcaatgcagtcttgtgctttggaaatgccccatgggcactgtgaagcaggtttgctggatgcctgcatggagacccgatggagctgtgaagatgaacggtggcttgcaatggagacccagtggagatgcgggaccacgagatggctgctaaggagagctgcaagccccaatgaagtttcccaggactgtgagtagtctagctgagggacttggaactccagagacctgtTGCTTGTTGGTTACAATTACCGGATGTGGAGacctgtcactggctagagtcattggacttgaagctacagaatttagTGTTTGCCCTGTTTCAATCATGtaattgcttgagtatttctttgctatgcccaatgcattctttttcagtgtgaatgttatttctgtgccattatagatgtttttaaatttgttttgttttttgttgtggtactgtggctcaattaaaagatcttggactagccgggcgtggtggcgcatgcctttaatcccagcacttgggaggcagaggtaggaggattgccgtgagttcaaggccaccctgagactccatagtgaattccaggtcagcctgggctagagtgagaccctacctcaaaaatccaaaaacaataaataaaataaattaattaatttaaaaaaataaaagatcttggactaaaaaaaaaaaaaaaaaaggccacaccCGCCCAGGGAACTGCCGACCCTCACCCGGACGCGCCGCCGGCCCGGCCCTCACCCGCACCATGTCAGGCTCCTCCAGCATGGCCGCCATGAAGAAGGTGGTGCAGCAGCTCCAGCTGGAGGCCAGGCTCCACCGCGTGAAGGTCTCCCAGGCAGCTGCAGACTTGAAACAGTTCTGTCTGCAGAATGCACAGCATGAACCCCTGCTGACTGGAGTGTCCTCAAGCACAAACCCCTTCAGACCCCAGAAAGTCTGTTCCTTCTTGTAGTCAAATCTTCAGAGGTTTCCTAAACTACTTTTCATGAACCAGTGAATATTCAAGAAAACTAAATTGAAGCCTGTATAAAAGCTTCCCTGTAACACGTGCCATAAGATGCCGTTTTCTACTTGTCAGTCTTTAACATCTACCTCTGAGTTTTCATGAATTTCTACTTCACAACGTTATAGCTATTTTGTATACACTGGCTGCAGAATACAATAAAACAGCATAAATATccttggcctttaaaaaaaaaatttggatactaggccaggtgtggtggtgcatgcctttaatcccagaactcatgagGCTTAacgtaggattgctatgagtttggggccagcttggagctacacagtaagttgctggtcagcctcgactagattgagaccttgcctcaagaaaaagaaaacacccccaaaataaaagtttaaaaaaatatatgggctggagagttggcttagcagttaagcgcttgcctgtgaagcctaaggaccccggttcgagactcgattgcccaggacccacgttagccagatgcacaagggggcacacgtgtctggagttcatttgcagtggctggaagccctggcgcatccattctctctctttctctctgcctctttctctctctcgctctcaaataaataaataaaaataaaccaaaaaataaataaataaaggcatgtgccaccaggcctggccaattaaaaaaaaaaaaatagtgtggtaatgcacacctttaatcccagcactccagaggcaaaggtagaattgtttgtgagctcaaggccagcctggaactacagagtgagttccaggtcatccttgcctagagtaaaaccctacctgggcAGGggagaaggttaaaaaaaagtatagtggccaagcatggtggcgtatccctttaatcccagcacttggaaggcagaggtaggaggatcatcatgagttcaaggccaccctgagactacatagagaattccaggtcagcctgaactaaagtgagaccctacctcaaaaaaaaaaaaaagtggtatgtTTGGGTGTTGAGTTTACAAAGGggtagacttcttttttttatgtttttttatttgcaaggagagagagggggaaaaagactagacacaccagggcctctagctactgcaaacaaacttcagatacatgcaccactctgtgcatatggctttacatgggtactggggaactgtacctgggtctttaggctttgcagggaagtgctttaactgctaagccctctccccagcccaaagggGTGGACTTTTGATGGGTTAATATTCAGTGTAAAtatgactggatttagaatcacttaaGTCACACTCCTCTGGGCATGTCTCTGAGGGATTAACTTAGAAAGGAAaccccaccctgaatgtggaagGCATTACTCCATGCACCAGGGTCCcagactaataaagaaaaaaagggaagccAGCTTAACACCAAGATTATTCTcctactctgcttcctgacttcagATGCAGTCTAACCAGCCACCTCACcaccccaccatgacagactacAATTCTccaactatgagccaaaataacccctttccttaagctgcttttatcaatttttttattatttattttgaaagaagtagaaaaagaggcagagagaaagagagaaggggtgctccaaggccttcagccacttcgaAAGAACTcaggcgcatgcacccccttgtggtaCACTGCAGcactgtgcacttgcatcactgtgtttgGCTATGTTggacctggggattcaaacatgagtgcttaggcttcgcaggcaagtaccttaccttaaccactaagccatctctccagcctgccaagtATTTTTATAACAGTAATGGAAAATTAACTGATAGGGGCTCACAAAGGAATGCAGCCTCCTGTCCCTGGGAAGGGTGACATGTGAGACAGGAGGCAGGAAAGCCTGGTCCGTCCTACTTGGATATCTGCCACTGTCTCAAAGTTTATTGCTTCGTTTTCTTAGACTATAGATTTGTAATGTGACAAGAGACCAGTGTACCTACCCAAGTATCTGTGATGCTAGGGAGCTTATACCAGAACCACAGAGGACACGCACAAGTGTCATGTCTATGAACACCCTGAAAGGCTGAAACATGCAGAGACAGAATTTCTATGAAGAGAGACCTAAGTGCAAGCAGCAGACTTTAAGAGGTCACATGGCTCTTCATGTTCAAAGAGACTCCCTGGTCTGCTACTGGTATTAAACTAGGGACCGAACAACTCAGTAACTGAGAACATGAGATGCATTTATCTCTGAACTCCAGTTCTCAATACAACATTAAGAACTTTTCCATAAACCCACAGGACACAAACTGGCAGCAAAGACCAGCTCTCAAAGCCAAGGGACATGGACAACGGGCCATGCTCTCAACCAGGCAATTGACCTGAGCCCTGTACATTTTCCCAGCATGCAACTGAACCTAGTGTCAGAAAGAAGTGGTTTCAGGACCTCCACTGGATATAGAAATCCCCATTTtcaagtcccttatataaaatgtAGAGTTTGTATAGAACCTCCACTACTTTAAAACgtctctaagggctggagagatggcttagcagttaaggcacttgcctgcaaagccaaaggacccaggtttgattctccaggatccagataagccaggtggcacatgcatctggagttagtttgcagaggctagaggccctggcatgcccattctctctctctctttcaaataagtaaatattttttgtttatttttatttctttgagagcaacagttagacagagaaagagagagaatgggcgcactagggcctccagccactgcaaacgaactctagatgcacgcaccaccttgtgcatcttggcttatgtgggtcctggggaactgaacctcaaatcagggtccttaggcttcacaggcaagtgcttaaccactaagccatctctgcagccctaaaataTCTTTTTCAAAAATCCCTAAAACATCTCTAGATGACTTACAATAGCCAAAGCAACACAAATTCTCTGCAAACAGCTGTTGCTACTCTGTCCAGGGAATAATGACCAGGACAAAGGTCTGAATGTGTTcagtacaaaatattttcaaatagtcTCCATCTGTGGCAAGCTGACCCTGAACATGCAAACAAGAGAGAGCTATACTGCAGATCACTCTGTCATTCTTTCAAAAAACAGAACATGGAGCTTGGAGCGTCACTGAAGAACCCCAGGAAGAGCACCAGCAGTAGGCTCCACATCTCAGAAAATGCCTCCCTATAACATtttgtgaaaataataataataatctctaTCACCACTTACAAATGCTCCTGATGCTAGCCAACTTCAAGAACACAGAACACCATGTTGACAGCACTGGTGGTCATAACTCTCTTACTAGCAAATCCTAGCTCTGACCATAGAAGAGGACTTTATGAGCTACACCCCCATGCAAggtccctccagcccagcactagAATGATCCCATGGTTGTACCTACTCACACTTACCACAGGGTCAATCTACAAGGAGTGTGAGAAAGCATCCTACGCTGGTGTCCTAGGGCATCACTTAGCACCTGTGGGTGCTCACCACCCCTTCCATCACCACTGCCCACATTCCTGGCCCCTCCAACATCGTCCCAGACCACCTTTCTtctgcttcataaaaggaattctTTGCCAAGTTAACATACCAACCCCTGCCACCCCCAACCTATTCATTTATGACTCCTGCCCTGGGTGCTGCCCACCTTGCTCCTTAGTGTGTGATTCACAAAGTCCTTCCCGTCACTAATTCACCTGGACCTTGCCTGGGACTGGATACTCCTAAGTTTCCCTCTATTTTCCTTCCATAGTCTTCCAGTAACCTAATAGTTTCCTTACTGGTCTGCTTCCACTGGGACACAAAGCTTGATTCCTGTTCCTCTGTCTTTGCTAGCCTCATGGCATTCCATGAAATCCTGGTTCAGCACCCCAAATCAACCCAGGGACTTGGCTCCCTGGGTCTATGGGCAGTATTTTACAGCCAGAtctcttcccacacatcaccactTAGAAAAGCCTCAACAGCTCTATTTTCTTCCCCATAGGCTTTTGCAATGTCCCTTTCTGAAACAAGCCCTACCTTAAAACGTGgttgatagctgggcatggtggcacatgcctttattcccagcacttgagaggcagaggtaggaggactgttgtgagtttgaggccaacctgagactacacagtgagttccaggtcagcctggactagagcaagacactaacttgaaaaaccaaaaattaaaacaaaaacatggttGACTATCCACAAACCTCTACTTCAAGCTGGGTCTAAGCACCCTCATCTCTTCCATCCTGAAAACAAAGAGGGCCACTTCACCTCTACCCAGCTGCTTCTCACAGTGCAGAGCCCTGTTAGCCTCTCACAGCACCAGTCACAACACAATGGAAGACCCAAAATCAAATGGGAGGGGGCTCACCAGCTGGCTTCATACTCCCAGCTGAAGGGAAAGCCTGACTACATGCCAGCACACGCACAgggctgcccctcccccaggtaCACAGCACAGGGAGAgagccaaatgaacaaagaggAACCAAAGAGGACCAGTGCTATGTAAGAGCTTAGTCAAAGAAAATGGAATGCTCCCTGAAACCACACACCAGAAACATGCCCTCATCAAGGCACTGAGGCCAGCACCCCATTTACAGACtgaaaatgttaatatttaaagACCTTGCTGCTTTGGGGGCACATGCTATGTCAAGTATATCGCATCTTCAGAGGATGCAGGAGATGGCTGAATTGGAGGTGGCAAACTGAATCAAAGATCACATATGTAGTGTGACTACAGTGCACCACACAGAATCTGCACTACCACCTCCAGGTATGACATGCCTCCAAAAAGCAGGCCCAGTGCTTGGCAACTGGAAGAGAGGCATTTGACCCATATAAACCATTCAGTATGGCTGGGTTATCAGCACCTCTAGTCAGTGAGGACTAGGGGAGGTGGGGCTCAGCACCTGTTACCTGACCCCACACCAGACACATCTTCATTACACCAGGCCACACCTCTGGCTGATGCAGCATGTTTTCTTGTAC containing:
- the LOC123459390 gene encoding guanine nucleotide-binding protein G(I)/G(S)/G(O) subunit gamma-5-like, with the protein product MSGSSSMAAMKKVVQQLQLEARLHRVKVSQAAADLKQFCLQNAQHEPLLTGVSSSTNPFRPQKVCSFL